The following proteins are co-located in the Microvirga ossetica genome:
- a CDS encoding 4-hydroxythreonine-4-phosphate dehydrogenase PdxA: MGDPAGISPELAAKLIAAEEFRTGANLVIFGDLRILAQGAKVAGVDVDVEVVSSEDEVPEGATRPVFVDLKNLSLDQVTPATATLEGGLFATENFRRALLLAQSGRADAVFFTPFNKKAMRLAYDGYDDEIRFVRDVLKTSVAASEFNVLGKTWNARVTSHIPLSQVSAAISGPSILRSLTLADQCMRAAGFNPPRIAVAGLNPHAGDGGNFGTEEIDVIEPAVVQAKEKGFAVEGPFPSDTVFLRAKNGDFDAVLTMYHDQGQIAMKLMGFDRGVTLIGGFPFPICTPAHGTAYEIAGRGIANLGASREALSLAIRMGTEVRARRSAAQPEPRLSAVNS; encoded by the coding sequence ATGGGCGATCCCGCCGGCATCAGCCCTGAACTCGCTGCCAAGCTCATCGCCGCAGAAGAATTTCGCACCGGGGCGAACCTCGTCATTTTCGGCGACCTGCGAATTCTGGCGCAGGGCGCCAAGGTCGCCGGTGTCGACGTGGACGTCGAGGTGGTCTCGTCGGAGGATGAGGTTCCGGAAGGCGCGACCCGCCCTGTTTTCGTCGATCTCAAGAACCTGAGCCTCGATCAGGTGACGCCCGCGACGGCAACCCTCGAGGGCGGTCTTTTCGCGACCGAGAATTTCCGTCGTGCGCTGCTGCTCGCCCAATCCGGTCGCGCCGACGCTGTGTTCTTCACGCCTTTCAACAAGAAGGCGATGCGCCTTGCCTATGACGGGTACGACGACGAGATCCGCTTCGTGCGCGATGTGCTCAAGACATCGGTGGCCGCAAGCGAGTTCAATGTTCTGGGCAAGACCTGGAATGCGCGCGTGACCTCACATATCCCGCTGTCCCAGGTCTCTGCCGCAATCTCCGGGCCATCGATCCTGCGCTCGCTGACGCTCGCCGATCAGTGCATGCGCGCTGCCGGGTTCAATCCTCCGCGCATCGCAGTCGCCGGGCTCAATCCCCATGCCGGCGATGGCGGCAATTTCGGCACCGAGGAAATTGACGTCATCGAGCCGGCTGTCGTGCAGGCGAAGGAAAAGGGCTTTGCAGTCGAGGGGCCGTTCCCGTCAGATACGGTGTTCCTGCGCGCCAAGAACGGTGACTTCGATGCGGTCCTCACCATGTATCACGACCAGGGCCAGATCGCGATGAAGCTGATGGGCTTCGATCGCGGCGTGACGCTGATCGGCGGCTTCCCGTTCCCAATCTGCACGCCCGCGCACGGTACAGCCTATGAGATCGCCGGACGCGGCATCGCCAATCTCGGTGCGAGCCGCGAGGCGCTCTCGCTGGCGATCCGCATGGGCACCGAAGTGCGCGCCCGTCGGTCCGCGGCTCAGCCCGAGCCGCGTCTGTCGGCCGTCAATTCCTGA
- a CDS encoding NAD(P)-dependent oxidoreductase, translating to MTASGFGTVAFLGIGLMGSRQARRLLDAGYRLIVWNRSRDKAEALAPFGARVVDTPSEAVAGADVVVLMLENGTIVTDVLFAQGTAQALQPDAVVVDMSSIKPAEAQDHARHLAERGIHHIDAPVSGGTLGAEQGTLAIMAGGEAEIFGRVEPILQVMGRPVHVGPHGAGQLAKLANQIIVGVTIGAVAEALMLAQRGGADPAKVREALRGGFAESRILELHGQRMVERDFVTKGRSITHLKDLDNALDAADRIDLESLPYTALTADLFRGLIANAGDLDHSGLLVELERRNAALAES from the coding sequence ATGACGGCATCCGGTTTCGGCACCGTGGCCTTTCTGGGCATCGGTCTCATGGGTTCGCGCCAGGCCCGGCGGCTGCTCGATGCGGGCTATCGCCTGATTGTCTGGAACCGGTCGCGCGACAAGGCCGAGGCGCTCGCGCCGTTCGGGGCCCGCGTGGTGGATACGCCCTCCGAGGCCGTCGCCGGCGCCGATGTGGTTGTCCTGATGCTGGAGAACGGCACCATCGTCACTGACGTGCTGTTCGCGCAGGGGACGGCGCAGGCCCTGCAGCCGGACGCCGTCGTCGTCGACATGAGCTCCATCAAGCCCGCCGAGGCGCAGGATCACGCCCGGCATCTGGCAGAGCGTGGCATCCATCACATCGATGCCCCGGTGTCCGGCGGAACGCTCGGAGCGGAGCAGGGGACGCTTGCCATCATGGCGGGCGGCGAGGCCGAGATCTTCGGCCGGGTCGAACCGATCCTGCAAGTCATGGGGCGTCCCGTTCACGTGGGGCCGCACGGCGCCGGCCAGCTGGCGAAGCTCGCCAACCAGATCATCGTCGGCGTGACCATCGGAGCGGTCGCCGAGGCGCTTATGCTGGCGCAGCGCGGCGGGGCCGACCCGGCCAAGGTGCGAGAAGCGCTTCGCGGCGGTTTTGCCGAAAGCCGCATCCTCGAGCTTCACGGGCAGCGTATGGTGGAGCGCGACTTCGTCACGAAGGGCCGCTCGATCACCCACCTGAAAGATCTCGACAACGCACTCGATGCGGCGGACCGGATCGACCTGGAGTCTCTCCCCTACACGGCCCTGACCGCAGATCTGTTCCGAGGCCTCATCGCCAATGCCGGCGATCTCGACCACAGCGGCCTGCTTGTCGAGCTCGAGCGTAGAAACGCTGCATTGGCCGAGAGCTGA
- a CDS encoding tripartite tricarboxylate transporter permease yields the protein MENFASLLHGFGVALSTYHVALMIIGVLLGILVGVLPGLGAPNGVSLLLPLTFTMDPVAAIILLTSMYWGALFGGSTTSILFNIPGEPSSVATTFDGYPMARQGQATQALTLAFLSAGFGALVGVILITVLSTWVAKFALRFSSPEYFAVYFLAFASFIGLGAASPFKTVVSMGLGFAFAAVGMDTVSGGLRLTYGFNELLSGISFLIAVIGLFGIGELMLTMEEGLRFEGISARVRVRDVLKTIATMPRYWVTLLRSSIIGCWMGITPGGPTAASFMSYGIAKRLSRRKEGFGQGEPEGVVAPETADHAAGSSAILPMLALGVPGSATAAVMMGGLMIWGLNPGPMLFIERPDFVWGLIASMYLGNIVAVLMVLATIPLFASILRIPFAIIGPVIVVVCFVGAYTVAGRPFDLWLALAFGIVGYLFKKLDYPIAPLVLAMVLGDKAEDAFRQSMIMSRGSLSIFWSNGLVTTLMLIGLALALGPVLSTLVGRVVRPKASSAVA from the coding sequence GTGGAAAATTTTGCATCGCTTCTTCATGGATTCGGCGTCGCACTGTCGACCTATCACGTTGCGCTGATGATCATCGGTGTCCTTCTGGGAATTCTCGTCGGAGTGCTTCCCGGACTTGGCGCTCCCAACGGCGTTTCGCTGCTGCTGCCGTTGACCTTCACCATGGACCCGGTGGCCGCGATCATTCTCCTCACCAGCATGTACTGGGGAGCGCTCTTCGGCGGATCGACCACATCCATTCTCTTCAACATTCCCGGCGAGCCGTCATCGGTAGCGACTACATTCGACGGCTATCCCATGGCTCGCCAGGGGCAGGCCACGCAGGCGCTGACATTGGCGTTTTTGTCGGCCGGTTTCGGCGCTCTCGTGGGTGTCATCCTCATCACGGTGCTGTCGACCTGGGTCGCCAAGTTCGCCCTTCGCTTCAGTTCGCCGGAATATTTCGCCGTCTACTTCCTGGCCTTCGCGAGCTTCATCGGCCTTGGCGCTGCATCGCCCTTCAAGACCGTCGTCTCCATGGGCCTCGGCTTCGCCTTTGCGGCAGTGGGCATGGATACGGTGTCCGGGGGCCTGCGCCTCACCTATGGCTTCAACGAGCTGCTGTCCGGCATCAGCTTCCTCATCGCGGTGATCGGTCTCTTCGGCATCGGCGAGTTGATGCTCACCATGGAAGAGGGGCTTCGCTTCGAAGGCATCAGCGCCCGCGTCAGGGTGCGCGACGTCCTCAAGACCATCGCGACGATGCCGCGCTACTGGGTCACTCTCCTGCGCAGCAGCATCATCGGATGCTGGATGGGCATCACGCCCGGCGGGCCGACCGCGGCGTCCTTCATGAGCTACGGCATCGCCAAGCGGCTCTCCCGCCGCAAGGAAGGCTTTGGGCAAGGCGAGCCCGAGGGTGTCGTCGCTCCCGAGACCGCGGATCACGCCGCCGGAAGCAGCGCCATCCTGCCGATGCTGGCCCTCGGCGTTCCCGGCTCCGCGACCGCGGCCGTGATGATGGGCGGCCTGATGATCTGGGGTCTCAATCCGGGACCGATGCTGTTCATCGAGCGCCCGGATTTTGTGTGGGGCCTGATCGCCAGCATGTATCTTGGCAACATCGTCGCCGTGCTCATGGTGCTTGCAACCATTCCGCTCTTCGCCTCGATCCTGCGCATTCCCTTCGCCATCATCGGACCGGTGATCGTGGTCGTGTGCTTCGTCGGCGCCTACACCGTCGCGGGCCGTCCGTTCGACCTGTGGCTGGCCCTGGCCTTCGGCATCGTCGGCTACCTGTTCAAGAAGCTCGACTACCCGATCGCGCCCCTCGTTCTGGCGATGGTGCTCGGCGACAAGGCGGAGGATGCCTTCCGCCAGTCCATGATCATGTCGCGGGGATCGCTCTCGATCTTCTGGTCGAATGGGCTTGTCACAACGCTCATGCTCATCGGTCTCGCCCTTGCGCTCGGGCCGGTCCTGAGCACCCTGGTGGGACGCGTCGTTCGGCCGAAGGCGTCATCAGCGGTGGCGTGA
- the otnC gene encoding 3-oxo-tetronate 4-phosphate decarboxylase yields MSAESELREMICRFGRSLFERGLTAGSSGNISVRLSDGGWLATPTNSSLGFLDPARLSKLDDEGRLLSGDAPTKELPLHSALYTTRQGAGAIVHLHSTHSVAVSMLPDVNPDNVLPPMTAYYVMRVGRTALVPYYRPGDPAVADAIRGLAGRYSAVLLANHGPVVAGKDLEAAVYATEELEETAKLRLLLHGLNPRLLSRAQVQDLVSHFKLDEAIAEDMPEDERNCCSHDHHPSHTCG; encoded by the coding sequence ATGAGCGCTGAGAGCGAACTTCGCGAGATGATCTGCCGCTTCGGGCGCTCCCTGTTCGAGCGCGGACTGACTGCGGGGTCCTCGGGCAACATCTCGGTGCGGCTGAGCGATGGGGGCTGGCTCGCCACACCCACCAACTCTTCGCTCGGCTTTCTCGACCCGGCGCGCCTGAGCAAGCTCGACGACGAAGGGCGGCTCCTGTCGGGAGATGCCCCGACGAAGGAATTGCCGCTTCACTCGGCGCTCTATACGACCCGGCAGGGCGCCGGCGCTATCGTCCATCTGCATTCCACCCACTCCGTCGCGGTGTCGATGCTGCCGGACGTCAACCCTGACAACGTGCTCCCACCCATGACCGCCTATTATGTCATGCGCGTCGGCCGCACCGCTCTCGTGCCGTACTACCGGCCGGGCGATCCGGCCGTTGCCGACGCGATCCGCGGTCTTGCCGGGCGGTACAGCGCGGTTCTCCTCGCCAACCATGGACCCGTGGTGGCCGGCAAGGATCTGGAGGCGGCCGTCTATGCCACGGAAGAGCTGGAGGAGACCGCAAAGCTGCGCCTTCTCCTGCATGGCCTCAATCCTCGTCTCTTAAGCCGGGCACAGGTTCAAGATCTCGTCTCACACTTCAAGCTGGACGAGGCGATTGCCGAGGACATGCCCGAGGACGAGCGGAACTGCTGCTCCCACGACCATCACCCTTCCCACACATGCGGATGA
- a CDS encoding ABC transporter substrate-binding protein, whose amino-acid sequence MRFRNVALLSAVVFTAGAGPVFAQGQTLTIATVNNADMIIMQRLSPKWEQATGNKLNWVVLEENVLRQRATTDIATKGGQFDIITIGSYEAPIWGKQNWLLPVDDLGADYDYADIIPSVKNGLSYNGKLYAVPFYAESSFTFYRKDLFDQAGIKMADKPTYDQIAEYAAKLTDKSKEQYGFCQRGKPGWGENMAFVGPMVNAFGGRWFNEKWEPQLTTEPWKNAITYYVKNMREYGPPGATANGHNENRALFATGHCAMWVDATSAAGYIYNPKESQVADKTAFAPAPVQVTSNGSGWFWAWSLGIPASTKKADAAKSFVKWATSKDYITLVGNEAGWVSAPPGTRKSTYDNPEYQKAAPFAKVVYDSIANADLTKPTKDPVPYIGIQYVAIPEFQGIGTVVGQQIAAALAGQSTVDQALDSAQRSTERTMKQAGYPK is encoded by the coding sequence ATGCGCTTCAGGAATGTTGCCCTACTTTCGGCCGTCGTGTTTACAGCGGGCGCAGGCCCGGTCTTTGCTCAGGGCCAAACCTTAACGATCGCTACGGTGAACAACGCCGACATGATCATCATGCAGCGTCTGTCGCCGAAATGGGAACAGGCGACCGGCAACAAGTTGAACTGGGTCGTGCTGGAAGAGAATGTCCTTCGCCAACGCGCGACGACGGACATCGCCACGAAAGGCGGACAGTTCGACATCATCACGATCGGCTCCTACGAGGCTCCGATCTGGGGCAAGCAGAACTGGCTGCTGCCCGTCGACGATCTCGGTGCCGACTATGATTACGCCGACATCATCCCATCGGTGAAGAACGGCCTGTCCTACAACGGCAAGCTCTATGCCGTGCCGTTCTATGCGGAGAGCTCGTTCACCTTCTACCGGAAGGACCTGTTCGATCAGGCCGGCATCAAGATGGCGGACAAGCCGACCTACGATCAGATCGCAGAATATGCCGCCAAGCTCACGGACAAGTCCAAGGAGCAGTACGGCTTCTGCCAGCGCGGCAAGCCCGGCTGGGGCGAGAACATGGCGTTCGTCGGCCCGATGGTGAATGCCTTCGGCGGACGCTGGTTCAACGAGAAATGGGAACCGCAGCTCACCACGGAACCGTGGAAGAACGCGATCACCTACTACGTCAAGAACATGCGGGAATACGGCCCTCCGGGAGCCACCGCCAATGGGCACAACGAGAACCGCGCCCTGTTCGCGACCGGGCACTGCGCCATGTGGGTCGATGCCACTTCGGCGGCCGGCTACATCTACAACCCGAAGGAAAGCCAGGTTGCCGACAAGACGGCTTTCGCCCCGGCGCCGGTGCAGGTGACGAGCAACGGCTCGGGCTGGTTCTGGGCATGGTCGTTAGGGATCCCGGCCTCCACGAAGAAGGCCGATGCAGCCAAGTCTTTCGTGAAATGGGCCACCTCGAAGGACTACATCACCCTCGTGGGCAACGAGGCCGGATGGGTGTCTGCTCCTCCCGGGACGCGCAAGTCGACTTATGACAATCCCGAGTACCAGAAGGCCGCACCGTTCGCGAAGGTCGTCTACGACTCGATCGCCAATGCCGACCTGACCAAGCCGACCAAGGATCCCGTGCCCTATATCGGCATCCAGTACGTGGCCATTCCCGAGTTCCAGGGAATCGGAACGGTGGTCGGCCAGCAGATCGCCGCTGCCCTTGCCGGCCAATCGACGGTCGACCAGGCGCTCGACAGCGCGCAACGCTCGACCGAGCGCACCATGAAGCAGGCTGGATATCCGAAGTGA
- a CDS encoding tripartite tricarboxylate transporter TctB family protein, which produces MISRYTAEIGTATLTAGLGLAAVVGALEFGIGWGDAGPEPGAFPFYIGLLVIAASAGTLIQAIIGRGGLQSVFIHREEAKRVASFFLPMLAFVVVARLLGLYVATALYISFVMWVQGKYRLVISVASGLAAAIAFYLVLEMAFQVPLLKGPLEAALGLY; this is translated from the coding sequence ATGATTTCTCGTTATACGGCTGAGATCGGAACCGCGACTCTGACGGCGGGCTTGGGCCTCGCTGCGGTGGTCGGCGCGCTGGAATTCGGGATCGGGTGGGGAGATGCTGGGCCGGAGCCTGGCGCATTTCCTTTCTATATCGGGCTTCTCGTCATCGCTGCCAGCGCAGGAACGCTGATCCAGGCGATTATCGGCCGCGGTGGATTGCAATCCGTCTTCATTCATCGCGAGGAAGCCAAGCGCGTCGCATCCTTCTTCCTGCCGATGCTCGCGTTCGTGGTCGTGGCCCGTCTTCTCGGGCTCTATGTGGCGACGGCTCTCTACATCTCCTTCGTCATGTGGGTGCAGGGGAAATATCGTCTCGTCATATCCGTTGCCTCTGGTCTTGCTGCAGCCATCGCTTTCTATCTCGTGCTCGAAATGGCGTTCCAGGTTCCGCTCCTGAAAGGTCCGCTCGAAGCCGCTCTGGGCCTCTACTAG
- a CDS encoding I78 family peptidase inhibitor, whose protein sequence is MQVRYALILACRLPGLMALALPLVVPGYGFAQPATDPTPARCVAGQTQSIVGQPYSMELADKARQAAEAREVRKIEPGGAYTMELSPDRLNIEVDRAGIVTGVRCG, encoded by the coding sequence GTGCAGGTTCGTTACGCCCTCATCCTCGCCTGCCGATTGCCCGGCCTCATGGCCTTGGCCCTACCACTCGTCGTCCCCGGATATGGTTTCGCGCAGCCGGCCACCGATCCGACACCGGCACGCTGCGTGGCCGGCCAAACTCAGTCCATCGTCGGACAGCCCTATTCCATGGAACTTGCCGACAAAGCCCGACAGGCGGCCGAGGCTCGCGAGGTCCGCAAGATCGAGCCGGGCGGTGCCTATACGATGGAGTTGAGCCCGGACCGGTTAAATATCGAAGTCGACCGCGCCGGCATCGTGACGGGTGTCCGCTGCGGCTGA
- a CDS encoding carbohydrate ABC transporter permease, with translation MHPKTRDKLIYTLVGWLAAGVIFFPIFWMILTSFKTEVEAIATPPKLFFTPTLENYITVRERADYVHFALNSIIISVGATFLATLIAVPAAYAMAFFPGKRTKDILLWMLSTKMMPAVGVLIPIYLLFRDTGAIDTRWGLIVVYTLMNLPIVVWMLYTFFKEVPKDILEAGRMDGAKPKQEVWMLLMPLSLPGIASTALLSIILCWNEAFWSLNLTTSQAAPLTTFIASFSAPEGLFWAKLSAASTIAIAPILVFGWMSQRQLVRGLTFGAVK, from the coding sequence ATGCATCCCAAGACACGCGATAAACTCATCTACACCCTGGTCGGATGGCTGGCCGCCGGCGTGATCTTCTTTCCGATCTTCTGGATGATCCTGACGAGCTTCAAGACCGAGGTCGAGGCGATTGCGACGCCACCCAAACTGTTCTTTACGCCGACCCTCGAGAACTACATCACCGTGCGCGAGCGCGCCGACTACGTTCATTTCGCCCTCAACAGCATCATCATCTCCGTCGGCGCCACATTCCTGGCAACGCTGATCGCCGTGCCGGCGGCCTATGCCATGGCCTTCTTCCCCGGGAAGCGGACGAAGGATATCCTGCTCTGGATGCTCTCGACCAAGATGATGCCGGCGGTCGGCGTCCTGATCCCGATCTACCTGCTGTTCCGCGATACGGGCGCGATCGACACACGCTGGGGTCTTATCGTGGTCTACACGCTCATGAATCTGCCCATCGTGGTGTGGATGCTCTACACCTTCTTCAAGGAGGTGCCGAAGGACATCCTCGAGGCGGGCCGCATGGACGGTGCCAAGCCCAAGCAGGAAGTCTGGATGCTCCTGATGCCACTGTCTCTGCCCGGCATCGCATCCACGGCTCTCCTGTCGATCATCCTGTGTTGGAACGAAGCGTTCTGGAGCCTCAACCTCACCACATCGCAGGCGGCCCCGTTGACGACCTTCATCGCCTCGTTCTCTGCGCCCGAGGGATTGTTCTGGGCCAAGCTCTCGGCCGCCTCGACGATTGCAATCGCGCCGATTCTCGTTTTCGGCTGGATGAGCCAGCGCCAGCTTGTGCGCGGCCTGACCTTCGGCGCCGTCAAGTAA
- a CDS encoding carbohydrate ABC transporter permease: MAGTTTTATLPSGSASAGKRSQRNVKTLPLIAPSVIVLFLWMIVPLAMTLWFSFQYYNLLDPSVSGFAGFENYTFLLTDPSLWTAMANTLFLVFWVLVITVGFGTLLAVLFDQEFYGRSIARLLAIAPFFVMPTVSALVWKNMLMHPVNGLFAFFARSLGLPAIDFFGAFPLTSVIIIVAWQWLPFALLILLTAIQSLDSEQKEAARMDGAGPFAMFFFIILPHLGRAISVVIMIETIFLLSVFAEIYVTTSGGPGLASTNLAFLIYLRALREYDVGGASAAGVIAVILANIVAIFLVRSIAKNIAD; encoded by the coding sequence ATGGCTGGCACCACCACCACTGCAACACTCCCCAGCGGCTCGGCTTCCGCCGGCAAGCGAAGTCAGCGCAACGTCAAAACCCTGCCGCTGATCGCTCCGTCGGTAATCGTCCTGTTCTTGTGGATGATCGTGCCGCTGGCGATGACGCTGTGGTTCTCGTTCCAATACTACAATCTGCTCGATCCGTCCGTCAGCGGTTTCGCCGGGTTCGAGAACTACACCTTTCTCCTCACCGATCCGTCCCTCTGGACGGCCATGGCCAATACGCTCTTCCTGGTGTTTTGGGTCCTGGTGATCACGGTGGGTTTCGGCACATTGCTCGCCGTCCTGTTCGATCAGGAATTCTACGGGCGAAGCATCGCGAGGTTGCTGGCCATCGCGCCGTTCTTCGTCATGCCCACCGTCAGCGCCTTGGTGTGGAAGAATATGCTGATGCATCCGGTCAACGGATTGTTCGCGTTCTTCGCTCGCTCCCTCGGGCTGCCGGCCATCGACTTCTTCGGCGCCTTCCCGCTGACATCGGTGATCATCATCGTCGCCTGGCAGTGGCTGCCTTTCGCCCTGCTGATCCTGCTGACCGCCATCCAATCCCTCGACAGCGAGCAGAAGGAAGCGGCTCGCATGGACGGCGCCGGGCCGTTCGCGATGTTCTTCTTCATCATCCTGCCGCATCTCGGCCGCGCGATCAGCGTGGTGATCATGATCGAGACGATCTTCCTGCTCTCGGTCTTTGCGGAAATCTACGTCACCACCTCGGGCGGTCCGGGACTGGCCTCCACCAACCTGGCTTTCCTGATCTATCTGCGGGCGCTTCGCGAATACGACGTGGGCGGGGCCTCCGCTGCGGGCGTGATCGCGGTCATCCTGGCGAATATCGTCGCGATCTTCCTGGTCCGTTCGATCGCCAAGAACATCGCCGATTGA
- a CDS encoding GntR family transcriptional regulator — translation MALEAADLPIGDFDSRGPILRPTLHDAIVARVRDMIIEGELAPGTRLHEGNIGKMLGVSRTPLREAVKFLASEGLLELSPGKGAVVRQFTAKDVCDSLVVLGNLEGLAGQLACEHASDAEILEVRHLHDRMMDMYAKRDRMPYFKLNQNIHSAILRLSKNEALISVHSILQARLKRIRYIGNEGPEKWAGAVADHEEMIEALEARDGERLSKVLTAHMEKTWERVKHSV, via the coding sequence ATGGCACTTGAGGCTGCAGACCTGCCGATCGGCGACTTCGATTCGCGCGGCCCGATCCTCCGCCCGACGCTCCATGACGCCATCGTGGCGCGCGTCCGCGACATGATCATCGAGGGCGAACTCGCTCCCGGCACCCGGCTCCATGAGGGCAATATCGGCAAGATGCTCGGCGTTTCCCGCACGCCTTTGCGCGAAGCGGTCAAGTTTCTGGCGAGCGAAGGCCTGCTCGAGCTATCGCCTGGCAAGGGCGCCGTGGTCCGTCAGTTTACGGCAAAGGATGTCTGCGACAGCCTCGTGGTGCTCGGCAACCTCGAAGGCCTTGCCGGACAACTCGCCTGCGAACACGCCAGCGATGCCGAAATCCTTGAGGTGCGCCATCTGCACGACCGCATGATGGACATGTATGCGAAGCGCGACCGCATGCCCTATTTCAAGCTGAACCAGAACATTCATTCCGCCATTCTCCGGCTGTCGAAGAACGAGGCGCTGATCTCCGTTCACAGCATTCTGCAGGCCCGACTGAAGCGGATCCGCTACATCGGCAACGAGGGACCCGAGAAGTGGGCCGGCGCCGTGGCAGATCACGAGGAGATGATCGAGGCCCTCGAGGCACGGGACGGCGAGCGCCTGTCCAAGGTGCTGACCGCGCATATGGAGAAGACCTGGGAGCGGGTCAAACACTCCGTCTGA
- a CDS encoding Bug family tripartite tricarboxylate transporter substrate binding protein, whose translation MLKKTSWLVATAMAVAFGGAAHADWKPTKPVEFVVTSAPGGGTDNFARVVQSIIAKHKLMDQAVVVTNKGGGSGAEGFIYAKVATGDSHKLTFGTNNAYLLPYVAKLAYKPDELTPVAAMALDEFLLWVNASAPYKDAKSYIEAVKAKPDSFKMGGSQSKDTDQTLTSLIQDATGAKFIYVPFQGGGAAGVQLAGGHIDSNTNNPNENAGQWKAGAITPLCVFSPSRLQDGPKVTATMGWADIPTCKEAGIPIDQFQMPRTVWLPGGVPTEAVAFYADVLKKVSETPEWKEYIERTSQTNRFIAGADLKSFIASDDAKNRKVFEQEGWVVR comes from the coding sequence ATGCTTAAGAAGACGTCATGGTTGGTGGCCACCGCAATGGCCGTGGCATTCGGAGGCGCAGCGCACGCCGATTGGAAGCCGACGAAGCCGGTTGAGTTCGTCGTCACGTCGGCCCCCGGCGGCGGCACCGACAATTTCGCCCGCGTCGTGCAGTCGATCATCGCCAAGCACAAGCTGATGGACCAGGCGGTCGTGGTCACCAACAAGGGTGGCGGCAGCGGTGCGGAAGGCTTCATCTACGCCAAGGTGGCGACCGGCGATTCTCACAAGCTCACCTTCGGCACGAACAACGCCTATCTTCTGCCTTACGTGGCAAAGCTCGCCTACAAGCCCGATGAGCTGACGCCCGTCGCCGCCATGGCGCTGGACGAGTTCCTGCTCTGGGTCAATGCAAGCGCACCCTATAAGGACGCAAAGAGCTATATCGAGGCCGTGAAGGCTAAACCCGATTCCTTCAAGATGGGCGGAAGCCAGTCGAAGGATACGGACCAGACGCTGACCAGCCTGATTCAGGATGCGACGGGCGCCAAGTTCATCTACGTGCCGTTCCAGGGCGGCGGCGCAGCCGGCGTGCAGCTCGCCGGCGGCCACATCGATTCGAACACGAACAATCCGAACGAGAATGCCGGGCAGTGGAAGGCGGGCGCGATCACCCCGCTCTGCGTGTTCAGCCCGTCGCGTCTGCAGGATGGCCCGAAGGTCACGGCGACCATGGGCTGGGCGGACATTCCGACCTGCAAGGAAGCTGGTATCCCGATCGATCAGTTCCAGATGCCGCGCACCGTATGGCTGCCCGGCGGCGTGCCCACCGAGGCCGTGGCCTTCTATGCCGATGTGCTCAAGAAGGTGAGCGAGACGCCGGAGTGGAAGGAATATATCGAGCGGACGTCACAGACCAACCGGTTCATCGCCGGTGCGGATCTCAAGAGCTTCATTGCCTCGGACGATGCGAAGAACCGCAAGGTCTTCGAGCAGGAAGGCTGGGTCGTTCGCTAA